In Chloracidobacterium sp., the following proteins share a genomic window:
- a CDS encoding 4-hydroxy-tetrahydrodipicolinate reductase — translation MKIALIGHGAMGRLIERLTVEAGHEIAAVIDDTDAGLSSEELADKLQGSDVAIDFTTADAVRRNVEACVAAGVPLVEGTTGWQGERDEIERIVRDGNGAFVFGANFSIGVNLFYRIVEHAAELVARFSQYETFIEEQHHSRKLDAPSGTALKLHEIVSRHIRSEFTVSATRAGNIPGTHRVGFDGPADQILLEHTARSREGFAIGSIMAAEWIIGRQGFYEFTDVMDEIVSEPPA, via the coding sequence ATGAAAATTGCACTTATCGGTCACGGAGCAATGGGACGACTCATCGAACGCCTTACCGTTGAGGCCGGCCACGAGATCGCCGCTGTCATCGACGACACGGACGCGGGGCTGTCGTCCGAGGAATTGGCGGACAAGCTGCAAGGCTCGGATGTGGCAATAGATTTCACTACCGCCGACGCTGTCCGACGAAACGTCGAAGCGTGCGTCGCCGCAGGAGTGCCGTTGGTCGAGGGCACGACCGGCTGGCAGGGCGAGCGTGACGAGATCGAACGGATCGTTCGCGACGGCAATGGTGCGTTTGTATTTGGCGCCAACTTCTCTATCGGCGTTAATCTCTTCTATCGCATAGTCGAACACGCGGCCGAGCTCGTCGCCCGATTCTCGCAGTACGAGACCTTTATCGAGGAACAGCATCACTCGCGAAAACTCGACGCCCCGAGCGGCACGGCATTAAAACTGCACGAGATCGTCTCGCGACATATCAGGTCTGAGTTTACTGTCTCTGCAACGCGCGCCGGCAACATTCCAGGAACACACCGCGTCGGCTTTGACGGCCCCGCCGATCAGATACTGCTGGAACATACGGCGCGCTCGCGCGAGGGCTTTGCCATCGGCTCGATCATGGCCGCCGAGTGGATCATAGGAAGACAAGGCTTCTATGAGTTCACCGATGTGATGGACGAGATCGTGTCGGAACCGCCTGCGTAA
- a CDS encoding phosphoribosylanthranilate isomerase, translating into MRVKICCIQNEQEAADAISVGASAIGLVGKMPSGPGPISDEEIHRIARTVPPPIATFLLTSEQTVQGIIDHHHRTKTNTIQIVDELIGREYSAIRTALPQVKLVQVIHVIDDSSVDEACELAEHVDAILLDSGNPRLAVKELGGTGRRHDWRLSRKIVEICGKPVFLAGGLNADNIREAIDAVQPFGLDLCSGVRTDGRLDLQKLEALFSAI; encoded by the coding sequence GTGAGAGTTAAGATCTGCTGTATCCAAAACGAACAGGAGGCTGCGGATGCGATTTCAGTTGGCGCGTCGGCCATCGGGCTCGTCGGTAAGATGCCGAGTGGGCCGGGGCCGATCTCGGACGAAGAGATACATCGCATCGCTCGAACCGTTCCACCACCCATTGCGACATTTTTGTTGACGAGCGAACAAACCGTCCAAGGCATCATCGACCATCACCACCGCACCAAAACCAACACCATCCAGATCGTCGACGAACTGATCGGACGCGAATACTCGGCCATCCGCACCGCGCTGCCTCAGGTAAAGCTAGTCCAGGTCATCCACGTCATCGACGATTCATCCGTGGACGAGGCGTGTGAATTGGCCGAGCACGTCGATGCTATCCTGCTCGACAGCGGCAACCCGCGACTCGCGGTCAAGGAACTGGGTGGCACCGGCCGTCGACACGATTGGCGTTTATCGAGAAAGATCGTCGAGATCTGCGGCAAACCCGTCTTCCTCGCCGGCGGTCTCAACGCCGACAACATTCGCGAAGCCATCGACGCCGTCCAGCCATTCGGCCTGGATCTCTGCTCCGGCGTGCGGACGGACGGAAGGCTCGACCTGCAGAAACTGGAAGCCCTCTTCTCAGCCATCTAG
- a CDS encoding 4-hydroxy-tetrahydrodipicolinate synthase, with the protein MRGCATALATPFKRDGSVDDECFRALVERQIRSGVKILVPCGTTGESVTMSEAERLGVIRSAVDVAKKHKGVHVIAGTGSNNTASAIDFTRKAREAGADAALVVAPYYNKPTQDGMFAHFSEIAKSVKGLPIMLYNVPSRTSSNISAETTLKLAEKHENIVATKEASGNFSQVMAILSGRPKHFKVFSGDDASTLPLISLGADGLVSVCANEIPKETAKMVEHALNGSFHFARKINYKILPLMEANFIESSPAPCKFVMKELGLCEENLRLPLVPVSATARAKLKAVIKEVIG; encoded by the coding sequence ATGCGCGGCTGCGCGACCGCGCTTGCGACGCCGTTCAAGCGGGACGGCTCAGTCGATGATGAGTGTTTTCGTGCGCTTGTCGAGCGGCAGATCAGATCTGGCGTCAAGATCCTCGTGCCTTGCGGCACGACGGGCGAAAGCGTGACGATGAGCGAGGCTGAACGGCTTGGCGTGATCAGATCGGCGGTCGACGTGGCGAAGAAACACAAGGGCGTTCACGTGATCGCAGGAACGGGCAGCAACAATACAGCGTCGGCGATCGACTTTACGCGAAAAGCTCGCGAGGCCGGTGCCGACGCCGCGCTCGTCGTCGCGCCGTATTACAACAAACCGACGCAGGACGGCATGTTCGCGCACTTTAGCGAGATCGCGAAGAGCGTCAAGGGCCTGCCGATAATGCTCTACAACGTACCTTCGCGGACGTCGTCAAACATCTCGGCCGAGACTACGCTGAAACTCGCTGAGAAACACGAGAACATCGTTGCTACCAAAGAGGCGTCGGGCAATTTCTCGCAGGTGATGGCGATCCTTAGCGGGCGGCCAAAGCACTTCAAGGTCTTCTCGGGTGACGACGCATCGACGCTGCCGCTGATCTCGCTCGGTGCCGACGGCCTCGTCTCGGTCTGTGCTAACGAAATTCCAAAGGAAACCGCCAAGATGGTCGAGCACGCCCTTAACGGCTCGTTCCACTTCGCCCGCAAGATCAATTACAAGATCCTGCCGCTGATGGAGGCGAACTTTATCGAATCTTCGCCCGCTCCGTGCAAGTTCGTAATGAAGGAACTCGGCCTCTGCGAAGAGAACCTTCGCCTGCCGCTCGTGCCGGTCTCCGCAACAGCCCGTGCAAAGCTCAAAGCTGTGATCAAAGAGGTGATCGGATGA
- the tnpA gene encoding IS200/IS605 family transposase, whose product MPHTYTNLLFHIVFSTKERYPFILPEFEERLYDYIGGTIRGIGGICLEIGGMADHIHMVVVLRPTLNVSKFLEKLKPSVTNWARTVIHPKFEWQDGYGAFSIGESQIPGVRKYLQNQKEHHKKQTFEDEFKTMLAQAGIEFDARYLWK is encoded by the coding sequence ATGCCACACACCTACACCAACCTGCTTTTCCACATCGTATTTTCGACCAAGGAACGCTATCCGTTCATCCTGCCTGAGTTTGAGGAGCGTCTCTACGATTACATCGGAGGCACTATTCGCGGTATTGGCGGCATTTGCCTCGAGATTGGTGGTATGGCCGATCATATTCATATGGTCGTCGTGCTTAGACCGACGCTAAACGTCTCAAAGTTTCTCGAAAAGCTAAAACCATCCGTTACTAACTGGGCGAGAACAGTCATCCATCCAAAATTTGAATGGCAGGATGGCTACGGAGCATTCTCGATTGGCGAATCGCAGATTCCGGGCGTGCGGAAGTATCTTCAGAATCAGAAAGAACATCACAAGAAGCAGACGTTTGAGGACGAGTTCAAAACGATGCTAGCGCAGGCGGGGATCGAGTTTGATGCACGTTATTTGTGGAAATAA
- a CDS encoding 2,3,4,5-tetrahydropyridine-2,6-dicarboxylate N-succinyltransferase yields MELQNNIEALFTKSDFTSDDREIYEEFKSALRCGEIRSAEKDADGNWRANAWVKQGILLGFRMGKMVEMSKSTETLQFFDKDTFPLRPMTLYDGVRIVMGGSAIRDGSYVAPSVVVVPPAYINVGSYVDEGTMVDSHALVGSCAQIGKRVHLSAAAQIGGVLEPVNATPVIIEDDVLVGGNTGVYEGTIVREKVVLASGVILTRSTPVFDLPNQRIIKADDGGSLEIPAGAVVVQGSRTVSNEFGRDNGLSIYCPIIVKYRDERTDAATRLEDYLR; encoded by the coding sequence ATGGAGTTACAAAATAACATCGAGGCCCTATTTACAAAGTCCGATTTCACATCGGACGACCGCGAGATCTACGAGGAATTCAAATCCGCGCTGCGTTGCGGCGAGATACGTTCGGCTGAGAAGGACGCGGACGGGAACTGGCGGGCGAATGCTTGGGTCAAACAGGGCATTTTGCTCGGCTTTAGGATGGGCAAGATGGTCGAGATGTCGAAATCGACTGAGACCTTGCAGTTCTTTGATAAAGACACTTTCCCGCTGCGGCCGATGACGCTGTATGACGGCGTGCGGATCGTGATGGGCGGGTCGGCGATACGCGACGGGTCGTATGTCGCGCCGAGTGTCGTGGTCGTGCCGCCGGCGTATATCAATGTCGGTTCGTACGTCGATGAAGGCACGATGGTTGACAGCCACGCGCTCGTCGGCAGTTGCGCGCAGATCGGGAAGCGTGTTCATCTTTCTGCCGCTGCTCAGATCGGCGGCGTGCTCGAGCCGGTGAATGCGACGCCCGTTATCATTGAAGACGACGTTCTTGTCGGCGGCAACACGGGTGTTTACGAGGGAACGATCGTCAGGGAAAAGGTCGTCCTGGCGAGCGGTGTCATCCTCACACGTTCGACGCCGGTTTTTGACCTGCCAAACCAACGGATAATTAAAGCTGACGACGGCGGTTCACTCGAGATTCCCGCCGGTGCGGTCGTGGTGCAGGGCTCCCGCACCGTCTCGAACGAATTCGGCCGCGACAACGGCCTGTCGATCTACTGCCCGATCATCGTCAAATACCGCGATGAGCGGACCGACGCCGCGACGCGGCTTGAGGACTATCTTCGCTAG